Part of the Arachis hypogaea cultivar Tifrunner chromosome 6, arahy.Tifrunner.gnm2.J5K5, whole genome shotgun sequence genome, AAGGGAATGATTTTTGAACATTCAAAATTCTTGCAGTGTTGGTTTCACTTTATTAGCAGATGGATTATCTATGCTGTGATGACAACAAAGAAGGCACTGAGATGAAATCTTCTGATGCTTCTGATGATGTATTTGGAGATCCAGAAGATCATCCTCATGTTGGGGAGGAGCACCAAGCTGAAATTCCTGCATTCATCGCCGTGCCGTATCGCTCTCAGCTCATAAAGAAGACAATAGATTCAGAAACCAGAGTCAATAGGCCAgagtctttctcactaggattacCTATTCCTCTGATGTGGTCACATTGCAAGTTAGAAAACAGTAATTGGGAGGCCTTAGAATCTATCACAAGCAAAGAGGGACAAATGATTTCGGAGAATGAATGTCCTAAGCTTAAAGTGGAATTTCAGACTATgttttctaattttcaaattcaatcctCTGCAAAATCTGTTGAGTCAAGAGGAAAGTATCTTCTCCCTGGTTTGTTGGCTGCTCAATCTTGGACGAACACGGAATATGACAGTTTTCTTCTTGGCCTCTATATATTTGGAAAGAATCTCAGTCTTGTAAAGAGATTTGTTGGGACCAAAAACATGGGAGACATATTGTCTTTCTATTATGGAAAGTTTTATAGGTCTAAAGGGTATCGCCGATGGTCAGAGTGCCGGAAGTTGAGAAATAGGCGATGTATATACGGCCAGAAAATATTCACTGGATGGAGGCAACAAGAATTGCTGTCAAGAATGTTTTCCCATGTTGCAGGAGAATGCCAAACTTTGTTGATTGAGGTATGTCTAGTCTTTGACATAGTATGCAAGTTCTTATAATTCTATCCACCTTGTTAAGTAAGTAATGTTCTTGTGAGATTAAATCATTGTATAGATTATTTAGATTATTGACATTGATCTTGAAAGTTTTGATCTCATTTTATCAGTAATGAATATTGTTAAATGAAATCCCTCTTTGTTTGTGTTGCTGATGCCGTATACTATTTCCATTAGAGGTTAAATATTAACCATCAACAAGCTTGAGGTATTGTGTTCATGGTAGGAAATAATTGGGAAAAAGATACTCCAACTTGACTTAAAGTAGTTGCAATTAATGGCATAGATTAGAAATAAGCACTGATTTTCCATGAAAAATCTTATTTTCAATTAGCAGTGTTATACAGCAGAAATTTTCATAGCTAGTTTAATTATCAATCAAGGCTGTAATTATAAATGGAAGTGATCATTGATAACAAATATAGTTTAATTAGCCTTCTATATGATAACAAATACTGATTAATTTCTTAAAAGAAATATTTGTGGTTTCAATCATGAACCTTTTCCTTTCACATCTTTTGTGGATATAGATGTATTAGCTTCTCAATAAGGAAAATATTTCACTATAATGAACTGCAATTGTATTTTGTACCTTAACAAACTTTGCTTACTGCAGATTTCAAGGAAATTTCTGGAGGGAAAGATGCCATTTGAAGAATATGTATTTGATTTAAAGGATGCTGTTGGCATTGAATTGTTCATAGCTGCAGTAGGCATTGGTAAAGGGAAGCAAGATCTCACTGGCACTGCCAACGAGCCAACAAAGACTACAAATGTGTTCTCTGTTCGCGCCGAAATACCAGTTGGCAAAGCTTGCTCCTCTCTTACATCAGCTGACATAATCAAGTTTCTCACAGGAAATTTCAGGTTGAGCAAAGCTCGGTCCAATGATCTCTTCTGGGAAGCTGTTTGGCCGCGCCTTTTGGCGAAAGGGTGGCATTCTGAGCAGCCTAAGGATCAATTTGTCACCAGTTCAAAACCTTCCTTGGTTTTTCTTATACCTGGTGTTAAGAAATTTTCAAGAAGGAAACTGGTAAAAGGCAACCACTACTTCGATTCGATAAGTGATGTTTTGAATAAAGTAGCACTGGAGCCAGGGCTTATTGAGAATGAAATTCAAGCACCTGAGGGAAACTTGGATGAGGGAAACAAACAGTTTCGTTATCTTCAACCGCTAAGTTCAAAGTGCAATCAAGATCATGGGAAATTTACAGTTGTTGATACAAGCATTGTTGTTGATTCGCATCAATGTAAAGTGAGGCAGCTAAGAAGCTTACCTTTTCAAACTATGAGCATATCTGACATCTCAAGCAGTTCCATTGAATCTGAGCAAGATACTTCTGAAGAAGAAGTTGAACAAGGTAGTCCTCCAAATCATGTTGAACAAGCTGATTCTTCAAACCATGTCGATGATCAGGTTGAACAGGCTAATTCTTCAAAGCCTGTTGGAGAATTCTCTGCTACAGATATGAGCATAGATGCATTAGATTTATCTCTTACACTCGATGAGCGCAACACCACCACCTTAGAAGTAGAAAATCATAGATTTCATTCAGAGCAGCATGATGGAAACCATTCAAGGGAGATCAATGAGCATGAATTCATTCAAAATGCAGCATCTGATTGCTCAAATTGCT contains:
- the LOC112695823 gene encoding uncharacterized protein, whose amino-acid sequence is MDYLCCDDNKEGTEMKSSDASDDVFGDPEDHPHVGEEHQAEIPAFIAVPYRSQLIKKTIDSETRVNRPESFSLGLPIPLMWSHCKLENSNWEALESITSKEGQMISENECPKLKVEFQTMFSNFQIQSSAKSVESRGKYLLPGLLAAQSWTNTEYDSFLLGLYIFGKNLSLVKRFVGTKNMGDILSFYYGKFYRSKGYRRWSECRKLRNRRCIYGQKIFTGWRQQELLSRMFSHVAGECQTLLIEISRKFLEGKMPFEEYVFDLKDAVGIELFIAAVGIGKGKQDLTGTANEPTKTTNVFSVRAEIPVGKACSSLTSADIIKFLTGNFRLSKARSNDLFWEAVWPRLLAKGWHSEQPKDQFVTSSKPSLVFLIPGVKKFSRRKLVKGNHYFDSISDVLNKVALEPGLIENEIQAPEGNLDEGNKQFRYLQPLSSKCNQDHGKFTVVDTSIVVDSHQCKVRQLRSLPFQTMSISDISSSSIESEQDTSEEEVEQGSPPNHVEQADSSNHVDDQVEQANSSKPVGEFSATDMSIDALDLSLTLDERNTTTLEVENHRFHSEQHDGNHSREINEHEFIQNAASDCSNCFPNVTKIQKFDLNEPVSPSTLHEASEGVVLSMDSDIFSHPCEGSATQQDPVVQVSAEKSKTMMLIDLNFPQVSPEFGIDMDMDMDMERDVPSSNVMQQNHNPCENTSSSSPSDTAQLNAIQESPDHHDKVQQSGIVSRRTSTRNRPLTTKALEALEYRFLNSKRKRKSTESSESNSSKSRYIGASNGTIVSGNCDNGIVTSMADTRAEEENVMALI